A part of Chlorocebus sabaeus isolate Y175 chromosome 28, mChlSab1.0.hap1, whole genome shotgun sequence genomic DNA contains:
- the TBL2 gene encoding transducin beta-like protein 2 isoform X2, translating to MAKREDGGYTFTATPEDFPKKHKAPVIDVGIANTGKFIMTASSDTTVLIWSLKGQVLSTINTNQMNNTHAAVSPCGRFVASCGFTPDVKVWEVCFGKKGEFQEVVRAFELKGHSAAVRSFAFSNDSRRMASVSKDGTWKLWDTDVEYKQQQDPYLLRTGRFEEAAGAAPCRLALSPDAQVLALASGSSIHLYNTRRGEKEECFERVHGECITDLSFDITGHFLASCGDRAVRLFHNTPGHRAIVEEMQGHLKRASTDSTRQRLQQKLTQAQETLKSLGALKK from the exons ATGGCCAAGCGGGAGGATGGGGGCTATACCTTCACAGCCACCCCAGAGGACTTCCCTAAAAAGCACAAGGCGCCTGTCATCGACGTTGGCATTGCTAACACAG GGAAGTTTATCATGACTGCCTCCAGTGACACCACTGTCCTCATCTGGAGCCTGAAGGGTCAAGTGCTGTCTACCATCAACACCAACCAGATGAACAACACACATGCTGCTGTATCTCCCTGTGGCAG ATTTGTAGCTTCGTGTGGCTTCACCCCGGATGTGAAGGTTTGGGAAGTCTGCTTTGGAAAGAAGGGGGAGTTCCAGGAGGTGGTGCGAGCCTTCGAACTCAAGGGCCACTCCGCAGCTGTGCGCTCATTTGCTTTCTCCAACGACTCGCGGAG GATGGCTTCTGTCTCCAAGGATGGCACATGGAAACTGTGGGACACAGACGTGGAATACAAGCAGCAGCAGGACCCCTACTTGCTGAGGACAGGCCGCTTTGAAGAGGCGGCGGGCGCCGCACCGTGCCGCCTGGCCCTCTCCCCCGATGCCCAGGTCTTGGCCTTGGCCAGTGGCAGCAGTATTCATCTCTACAATACCCGGCGGGGTGAGAAAGAGGAGTGCTTTGAGCGGGTCCATGGTGAGTGTATCACCGACTTGTCCTTTGACATCACTGGCCACTTTCTGGCATCCTGTGGGGACCGGGCTGTGCGGCTCTTTCACAACACTCCTGGCCACCGGGCCATTGTGGAGGAGATGCAGGGCCACCTGAAGCGGGCCTCCACCGACAGTACCCGCCAGAGGCTGCAGCAGAAGCTGACCCAGGCCCAAGAGACCCTGAAGAGCCTGGGTGCCCTGAAGAAGTGA
- the TBL2 gene encoding transducin beta-like protein 2 isoform X1 translates to MELSQMSEFMGLSVLLGLLALMATAAVARGWLRAEERSGRPACQKANGFPPDKSSGSKKQKQYQRTRKEKPQQHNFTHRLLAAALKSHSGNISCMDFSSNGKYLATCADDRTIRIWSTKDFLQREHRSMRANVELDHATLVRFSPDCRAFIVWLANGDTLRVFKMAKREDGGYTFTATPEDFPKKHKAPVIDVGIANTGKFIMTASSDTTVLIWSLKGQVLSTINTNQMNNTHAAVSPCGRFVASCGFTPDVKVWEVCFGKKGEFQEVVRAFELKGHSAAVRSFAFSNDSRRMASVSKDGTWKLWDTDVEYKQQQDPYLLRTGRFEEAAGAAPCRLALSPDAQVLALASGSSIHLYNTRRGEKEECFERVHGECITDLSFDITGHFLASCGDRAVRLFHNTPGHRAIVEEMQGHLKRASTDSTRQRLQQKLTQAQETLKSLGALKK, encoded by the exons GCCAAAAAGCAAATGGATTTCCACCTGACAAATCCTCGGGATCCAAGAAGCAGAAACAGTATCAGCGGACTCGGAAGGAGAAGCCTCAACAACACAACTTCACCCACCGCCTCCTGGCTGCAGCTCTGAAG AGCCACAGCGGGAACATATCTTGCATGGACTTTAGCAGCAATGGCAAATACCTGGCCACCTGTGCAGATGATCGCACCATCCGCATCTGGAGCACCAAGGACTTTCTGCAGCGAGAGCACCGCAGCATGAGAGCCAACGTGGAGCTGGACCATGCCACCCTGGTGCGCTTCAGCCCTGACTGCAG AGCCTTCATCGTCTGGCTGGCCAACGGGGACACCCTCCGTGTCTTCAAGATGGCCAAGCGGGAGGATGGGGGCTATACCTTCACAGCCACCCCAGAGGACTTCCCTAAAAAGCACAAGGCGCCTGTCATCGACGTTGGCATTGCTAACACAG GGAAGTTTATCATGACTGCCTCCAGTGACACCACTGTCCTCATCTGGAGCCTGAAGGGTCAAGTGCTGTCTACCATCAACACCAACCAGATGAACAACACACATGCTGCTGTATCTCCCTGTGGCAG ATTTGTAGCTTCGTGTGGCTTCACCCCGGATGTGAAGGTTTGGGAAGTCTGCTTTGGAAAGAAGGGGGAGTTCCAGGAGGTGGTGCGAGCCTTCGAACTCAAGGGCCACTCCGCAGCTGTGCGCTCATTTGCTTTCTCCAACGACTCGCGGAG GATGGCTTCTGTCTCCAAGGATGGCACATGGAAACTGTGGGACACAGACGTGGAATACAAGCAGCAGCAGGACCCCTACTTGCTGAGGACAGGCCGCTTTGAAGAGGCGGCGGGCGCCGCACCGTGCCGCCTGGCCCTCTCCCCCGATGCCCAGGTCTTGGCCTTGGCCAGTGGCAGCAGTATTCATCTCTACAATACCCGGCGGGGTGAGAAAGAGGAGTGCTTTGAGCGGGTCCATGGTGAGTGTATCACCGACTTGTCCTTTGACATCACTGGCCACTTTCTGGCATCCTGTGGGGACCGGGCTGTGCGGCTCTTTCACAACACTCCTGGCCACCGGGCCATTGTGGAGGAGATGCAGGGCCACCTGAAGCGGGCCTCCACCGACAGTACCCGCCAGAGGCTGCAGCAGAAGCTGACCCAGGCCCAAGAGACCCTGAAGAGCCTGGGTGCCCTGAAGAAGTGA